In Tiliqua scincoides isolate rTilSci1 chromosome 1, rTilSci1.hap2, whole genome shotgun sequence, the following are encoded in one genomic region:
- the CYP1B1 gene encoding cytochrome P450 1B1, with the protein MSKSERGEQLLGSATHVYSELHSLEFNEDYQCWGRFIKGHAAGRSPEPDPAGLTRPSLRREAQPAGGPPLQGALLLLLALLVAFQAARLLLRARRKRPEPPGPFPWPLLGNAAQLGRAPHLALGRLAATYGDVFRLRLGGWPVVVLSGERAVRQALVRQAAAFAGRPRFPSFRLVSGGHSLAFGAPSELWRLQRRLALSALRGLSARPPRLLERPLLAETRALLGLLLRACAGGAFVDPARSLVVAVANVMSALCFGRRYGHGDAEFQRLVGRNEQFGSAVGAGSLVDVLPWLQHFPSPVRSAFRAFRALNRDFYGFVRRKFVQHQRSLRPGAQPRDLMDACIRLQQAQPALPLEHVPATLTDIFGASQDTLSTALQWFLVFLVRYPKVQAKLQEEIDTVIGRDRLPCAEDQCSLPYVMAFLYESLRFSSFVPVTIPHSTTVDTTLMGYHIPKDTVVFVNQWSVNHDPAKWSAPEDFNPSRFLDENGLLNKDLTSSVMIFSVGKRRCIGEELSKVQLFLFIAILVHQCNFTANPLEDSTMNFTYGLTIKPKPYTVNVMLRDTMDLLDNAVQKFQAEQDGESCLISN; encoded by the exons ATGAGCAAGAGCGAGCGCGGAGAGCAGCTGCTTGGCAG tgctacacatgtctactcagagttaCATTCTCTGGAGTTCAATGAGGATTACCAG TGTTGGGGTCGTTTTATTAAAGGACACGCAGCTGGGCGAAGCCCGGAGCCCGATCCTGCCGGACTAACGCGGCCCTCTCTCCGCAGGGAAGCGCAGCCGGCCGGCGGGCCCCCGCTGCAGggcgcgctgctgctgctgctggcgctgctggTGGCCTTCCAGGCGGCGAGGCTGCTGCTGCGGGCGCGGCGCAAGCGGCCGGAGCCGCCGGGACCCTTCCCCTGGCCCCTGCTGGGCAACGCGGCGCAGCTGGGCCGCGCGCCGCACCTGGCCCTGGGGCGCCTGGCGGCCACCTACGGCGACGTGTTCCGGCTGCGCCTGGGCGGCTGGCCCGTGGTGGTGCTGAGCGGCGAGCGCGCCGTGCGGCAGGCGCTGGTGCGCCAGGCGGCAGCCTTCGCGGGGCGGCCGCGCTTCCCCAGCTTCCGGCTGGTGTCCGGCGGGCACAGCCTGGCCTTCGGCGCGCCCTCAGAGCTGTGGCGGCTGCAGCGGCGCCTGGCGCTGTCCGCGCTGCGCGGCCTGTCGGCGCGGCCTCCGCGCCTGCTGGAGCGGCCCCTGCTGGCCGAGACGCGCGCCCTGCTGGGCCTGCTGCTGCGCGCCTGCGCCGGCGGCGCCTTCGTGGACCCGGCGCGCAGCCTGGTGGTGGCCGTGGCCAACGTGATGAGCGCGCTCTGCTTCGGCCGCCGCTACGGCCACGGCGACGCCGAGTTCCAGCGCCTGGTGGGCCGCAACGAGCAGTTCGGCAGCGCCGTGGGCGCCGGCAGCCTCGTGGACGTCCTGCCCTGGCTGCAGCACTTCCCCAGCCCCGTGCGCTCCGCCTTCCGCGCCTTCCGCGCCCTCAACCGCGACTTCTACGGCTTCGTGCGCCGCAAGTTCGTCCAGCACCAGCGCAGCCTCCGGCCGGGCGCGCAGCCCCGCGACCTCATGGACGCCTGCATCCGCCTGCAGCAGGCGCAGCCCGCCCTGCCCCTCGAGCACGTGCCCGCCACGCTCACCGACATCTTCGGCGCCAGCCAAGACACGCTCTCCACCGCCCTGCAGTGGTTCCTGGTCTTCCTCGTCAG GTATCCAAAAGTGCAGGCTAAGCTGCAAGAAGAAATAGATACGGTGATTGGCCGTGATCGCTTGCCTTGTGCCGAGGATCAGTGCAGCTTGCCTTATGTTATGGCTTTCCTTTATGAATCTCTGCGCTTCAGCAGCTTTGTGCCAGTCACCATCCCACACTCCACCACTGTCGACACCACCTTAATGGGCTACCACATCCCCAAAGATACGGTTGTCTTTGTCAATCAGTGGTCAGTGAATCATGACCCAGCAAAATGGTCTGCCCCAGAGGACTTCAATCCTTCAAGATTCCTGGATGAGAATGGCTTGCTCAACAAAGATCTCACAAGCAGTGTGATGATTTTTTCGGTTGGCAAACGTCGGTGCATTGGTGAAGAGTTATCCAAAGTGCAGCTCTTTCTTTTCATTGCCATTTTGGTACACCAGTGCAATTTCACTGCTAATCCACTTGAAGACTCCACCATGAATTTCACCTATGGATTGACTATTAAACCTAAACCTTATACAGTCAATGTCATGCTTCGGGATACCATGGATTTGCTGGATAATGCTGTACAGAAATTTCAGGCAGAACAAGATGGTGAAAGTTGCCTCATAAGCAACTGA